A window of Mycolicibacterium fluoranthenivorans contains these coding sequences:
- a CDS encoding ATPase encodes MTASNSDPSNSIACENRSKFITRAGRLIAVGSEAIFLGGRSGVGKTTIALEMHAQLTALNLSHCVIDGDFLDMAHPPPWEHRLAERNLATMWENYLALGYRRLIYVSTMSVLPAVTDGLIAAMDNGTTVFGALLTCSEQTALRRLSRREVGSTLDVHVRSSASTAQLLAEAASGHIQAFDTDQYSVIELAMRILHAADWLPATVCAPPQARP; translated from the coding sequence TTGACCGCATCGAACTCCGACCCTTCTAACTCGATCGCGTGCGAAAACAGGTCGAAGTTCATCACGCGTGCAGGCAGACTGATCGCGGTGGGCAGCGAGGCTATCTTTCTTGGCGGCCGGTCGGGCGTCGGCAAGACGACGATCGCCCTGGAGATGCACGCTCAACTCACTGCCTTGAATCTGTCGCACTGCGTCATCGACGGCGATTTCCTCGATATGGCCCATCCGCCGCCCTGGGAGCACAGACTCGCCGAACGGAACCTCGCGACAATGTGGGAAAACTACCTGGCGCTGGGTTATCGACGCCTGATCTACGTCAGCACGATGAGCGTATTACCCGCTGTCACAGACGGTCTCATCGCAGCAATGGACAACGGCACCACCGTGTTCGGGGCACTACTGACATGCTCCGAGCAGACTGCCCTGCGACGCCTCAGTCGTCGTGAAGTGGGCTCAACTTTGGATGTCCACGTGCGGAGCAGCGCATCCACAGCCCAACTCCTGGCCGAGGCAGCCTCCGGTCATATTCAGGCATTCGACACCGACCAATACTCGGTCATCGAACTCGCTATGCGGATCCTTCACGCGGCCGACTGGTTGCCTGCAACGGTTTGCGCACCGCCGCAAGCACGTCCCTGA